In Rhizobium sp. 11515TR, the DNA window CGGGACGATCACCACCGGAAGCGAGACGAGAAAGGTCGAGAAGATCGCCAGAAAGATGATCTCACGCCCGGGAAAGCGCAGGCGCGCGAGCGCATAGCCAGCCATGGTGTGGAAGAACAGCGCGACGATCGTAACCGTCGCCGACACAAAGAAGCTGTTGAGCATGTAGCGAATGAAGGGCACACCCGTCAGCACATAGATGAAATTGTCGAGTGTCGGCGCTTCCGGTATCAGCGATGAGGAGAAGGATTCGGCTGCTGGTTTGAAGGCGATCGAGACCATCCAGAGCAGCGGAAACAGCGTCATCAGCGCCAGGATGGCAGCGATCAGCATCCACAGGCAGCGCACCAGCGTTACCTGCGATCGCGCGAGATAGGCATTGGAGACATCATTCGGCATGATCGAAACGTCCTCCGCGCGTGACGGCAAAGAAAATGGCTGTCACGGCCATGAGTGCGACGACCAGGATCGACGACATTGCAGCCGCATAACCGAAGGCACCGAAGGAAAAGGCCTGCTGATAGATGTAGACAATCAGCACCGCCGTCGAATTGGCCGGACCGCCCTTGGTCATGACATAGATGATGTCGAAGGCCTGGGCACCGGCAACGGCCGCGACCATCGACACCATGAGAACGAAGAAACTCGTCGGCTTCAAGAGCGGCAGTGTGATGTAGCGGAAGCGCTTGACCGGGCCGGCGCCATCGATCATCGCCGCCTCATAATACTCCTTCGGTATGTCCTGCAGGCCACCCAGGAAGATCAGCATATAGAAGCCCATCAGGAACCAGACGCTGACAAGCACGACGGTGATCAATGCGAAATTCGGATCGCCGAGAAATGAAATTGCGGTAAGACCGAGGTTCGCCATGGTTTGACCAACGACGCCGATCTTGTCGATCACCATGAATTGCCAGACAAGGGCCACGACCACCAGGCTCACCATGTTTGGCGCGAAGAACATCGACCGCATGACGGCATTGAAACGATTGGTCTGCTGCACGAGAAGCGCCAGCCCCAGACCGGTCACGTAAAGCGAGGGCACGAGCATGACGGCATAAAGCGCCGTCACCCTCGCTCCCTTCCAGAACAGGGGGTCATGCCACATGCGGATATAGTTCTTGGCGCCGACGAAATTGTATCCGCCGAAACCATTGACTTCATAGACGCTCAAGGCGAGCGACAGAAGCATCGGCACGCCGAGGAACAGAAAGAGGCCGAGCGCGTCGGGCAATACGAAGAGGTAGCCCGCAACCCATTCGCGATGCCGGGCGGAAAGGCCTTTGCGCCTGCCATTCGCATGGCTTGTCGTCGCATCTGCAATTGTCGTCATGATCTCGTCCCGAAAAGAGAGACGGCCGCTTAGGCTGGCTGCCCAGCGGCCGGCGTTTCTTAGAGGATCGGCGCGCCGCTATAGGAACCAAGGAACGCGTCGAGCTGCTGCGAGGCCGAGGTTGCCGTCGCCTGGGGATCGGCGCCGCCGAGCTGCGTCTGCTGGATCGCATCGGAGATGATCTTGTAGACCTCCGGCGGCACGCGCGGTTCGGCGCGGGCGCCCGGATAGACATCGGAGGCGAATTTGCCGATCATGCCGGTCTTGAAAGCATCGCCGCCGGCAGCAAGCGCGCTTTCGCGCGGCGGCATGTCTGACTTGCCCTTTGTGCACCAGTCGGCGACGCGCTGAACGGAGTCTTTTTCCTTGGAGGCCAGCGCCCAGGCACAGAACTGAGCCGCCGCATCCGGATTCTTGCTCTTGGCATTGGCGACGAAGGCCCAGCCGCCGCCGACGGTTACATATTTGCCGTTTGGCGGTGTCGGCAGGCGGAAGACACCATATTTGAAATCCTTCGCATTGCTCTGCAATTGCGAGATTCCCCAGATGCCGACATTCTGGATGGCACAGTAACCCGATGCGAGATTGGCGACCGTGTCGTTCGCGCCGCTGCCCATGACCTGGCGGGGTGCCACCCCGGAATTGACGGCATCCTGCCAGAACTTCAGAGCCTGTACCGTGGCGGGAGAATCGAAGGCGCTCTTGCCGTCCTTGCCCTGGAATTCGCCGCCTCCCTGCCAGAGGAAAGGATACCAGGTGAAGTTCTGATAGTAGCCCGGCTGGGTCTCGAACAACATGCCGAAGCGTTTCGGCGTCGTCAGCTTCTTGGCAAGCTCAAGCAGGTCGTCCCACGTTTTCGGAATATCGTTCTCGTTCAGCTTCGCCTCTTCGAAAGCCTTGACCGAATAGTACATCGCCATCGGCTCGACTTCCATCGGAATGCCGTAGATCTTGCCGTCGACCATGCGGTTGGCGATCACGCTCTCCGGAAAATCCTCCTTGGCATCGATATGGGGCGTCAGGTCCTGCAGGACGCCACCATTGTAATAGCGCAGGAAATCGCCCGGCGAGATCAGGAAGATGTCCGGCCCCTCGCCGGAGGCGAATGCGGTCGCGAGCTTCGGTCCGTTGATATATTCCGCGTTCGGCACATATTCGAGTTCAACCTTTTGCGGATGGCTGTCGTTCCAGGCCGCGACCGCCTTCTCGAACCAGTCGATCTGGCTCTGGACCGGACCGCCCGGCGCATAGAACTGCCAGAACTTCAACGGCGCGCTTTGCGCACGGACGGCCATGCGCGATATGTAGGGAAAACCGCTCAACCCGGCAGCCGCGCCGGCGGCGAAGATCGCGCCGCTCTTGAGCACGCCGCGACGGGTTGCGGGGGTGATGAACTTATCCTTACCAGTCATGACTTCCTCCCATTTAGCGTTACCGCCACCACTCTCCTCCCGGGTGACAGAGCCTCAATTCATGCGGTATCGAAGGCGTGTAGATTGCAGGGGATCACGTCCGAACGCGCAGGTCCGGCATAAGCTCCCGAAAGCCTTTCCAGCAGCATCTCGGTTGCGCGATGAGCAAGCAGCGACGGCGTGTTGCCGACCCTTGTGATCCGCGGCCTGACATATTCGAGCTGCGGCTGGTCGCCGAAGACGGCGATGCCGATATCCTTCGGCACGCTGATGCCGCGATCGAAGAAGGCGGCGAGCGCTCCGGCAGCCATCAGGTAGTTTCCGAAGAAGATCACTGAGGGCAGGTTGTCGCCATAGTTCGCTAGGAGCCAATCGACTGCCTCTTGCCCTGACGGGCCAAGATAACTTCCTTCCCGCCGCAGTTCGGCAATCGGCTCGACGCCGTTGTCACGCAGGCCCTGTTCGAAACCGGCAGCGCGCGCCATGGCTTCGGCGAAGAAGGAGGGGCCGGTCAGATGCGCAATCCGGCGATGGCCCTTCTGGGCCAGATAGCTTCCCATCTGATGGCCGCCGCCGAAATCGTCGATCTTGACACTGTCGACCGCCCGGTTCGGCAGGTCGCCGATAAACACTGTGGGAAGATCGATTTCGAGCAGCGCGTCATGCATGCCATGGAGCGCGAAATCGCCGACGATGAGGCCATCGATACGCCGGCTGCGGATCTGGCGGAGGTAGTGCTTGCCATGCTCCTGTGAATGGCCGCCGGGAACATCGGTATTGAAGATCAGGAGATCGATCCCGATCGCCTCGAGATCCGACTGCGCCGCCTGCACCATTTCCGGATAGAAGGGGTTGCGGATATCCGGGATCAGCATGGCAACGAGATTGGTACGGCCGGTCCGGAGGCTTTGGGCGAGCGGGTTCGGCACATAACCAAGCTCCGCGATCGCTTCCTGAACGCGCTTGCGCAAGTCCGCCGAAACGCGATCGGCATGATTTAGCACATGCGACACAGTGGTCGGCGACACTCCGGCACGCTTGGCAACTTTGGCGATTGTGGTCATGGGAGTAGGTTACGGCATTGTAAATCGATTTGCAAATGCTTTTGCAAATCGATTTACAACATATCCGTCCGGCAATATTAGCACATATTCCCGCGCTCGGACGCCACCCACCCTTGCCGTATCGACCGGCTGAACCAAATAGAGATTGCCGCTCGTCCTTCGGCTGCAGGCGGCGAAAGTCACCACCCGATCGCATCAGGCAATGAACCAATCTGCCATCAGCAAAGCGAACAAGGCGCTCTATACACGGATCATCGCCGGTATCGGCGGGCTTCTGGCGGGCGCACTGTCGCTCGGGCTGTCGATCTACGAAACCCGCACGGGAACAGAGGTGGCGCAGGTGCCACCCGGCAAACCCGTCGACGCGGGCCAATGGATGGTTATTCTCAATTCCGGCAGCGTCGCGACCGAAACGCCGGATGGCCGACACCTTCCCGATGGCAAGAAAGCGCTGACACTCGATCTAACCCTTGAGAACATGACAGCGGAAAGCTCGAACTTGTATCGGGATACGCTGAAGCTCGAAAATCTTGCTAACCCCCCGGCCCCACAATTCTATCTTGTCCGGGACAATGATTTGCTTTGGGACCTTCAGCCAATGATGCCGGAAAAGGTCAAGGTCGTCTGGCAATTGCCTGCGACGCAGACGCTTCCCAAGGTGCTGAATGTCGCGATCGTGGGAACCACTTACAAGCCGAAGGACAATCTCTATGCCGCGCCGGGCTGGTTCAACCCGAACGACGTGGCGCGCGTCGGCTTGCCGCTTTCGGTGGGACAAGGAGCAAATCCTTGATACGCCTTTTACTTTCCTTATTGCTCGTCGGCATGACCGCTCTGCTCTTGGCGTTCCTGCAATCGACGACACCGAGCTATGCCGTCCTGACCGGCCCCATCGAAACGTCAGGACCACAGAAGGACACCGTGTCGAGCAAGACGTTCAGCGTCAAGGTCGCCAAGCTCCTGCGCGCGAAGACGATCGCGTTTACCTCTTATGGCAAGCCTGTCGAGCGGCAGACCGAAGGCGCCTGGCTGATCGTCAGTGTCGAACTGCAGTCGAAATATGATACCATGACCATCCAGGCCGCAGCGATCGAAGGAGCTTCCGGCCGCTCCTACCGGCAGACTCATCGTGCCGATGGTGCCCCCCGCCTTTTGCCATCCAAGGATTTGCAGCCGGGCCTGCCGACGACGGGCATCTTCATCTTCGAGCTGCCGGAAGACGAAACGAGCAATATGGCGCTGGTGCTTTCCAGGCAGCCGTCCCCTCAGCTGGATTCGGAAATTCGCGTCAAGCTCGACGGCGAAACCGTCGAAACGCGCGACCGCGTGGAGATCGGCAATAATGGCGTCTAGACGGGAGAGACGGCTGTGGTTGGCATCCCTGCTTAGCCTGCCCTTCCTGCTGGCTGGCAATTACGCCATCAACGCATGGCGCAACGCCGAGGATTACATCAAGCGAAACGAGCTGCGCGTAAGCGACAATGTCGGCGGACAGACCTATGCCAAGGCCTCCTGGACGCTCAACCAGGCAAGGGTAATCGGCGATGGGCGTGACGGAAAAATTGCCTTCCCCGGCCAGATGCGCCTGGTGGTCGTAAGGCTGGCCGCGAGAGCCGAAGACGATATCGGGCAGTCCTGGGCTCAATGCAGCCTGACCCTGACCGATCCGATGGGGCGCCGCTGGCAGCCCCTCAATTTCATTCTCTCCAAAGATCTCAGCCGCGACCTCGATCCAAAGGCGACCCCCATCAATGGCTGCGATACCATATCGCGCCAGCCGCCTGCCAAAAGCGCAAATACGCTCATAGAGGAAAAATTCGTCGTGCCGGGCGACGCAATCTCCTCTTTGTCGGCGCAGCTGAGCTTCGCTTCGACGAGGCCGGACGCCATATCCTTCCCGCTGCGGCTGAATTAAAGCAGAGCCATGAGAAGCTGAACCGCTCCGCGTTTCAGCTTCCGCCGCGGCGCCACTCCCGCCCCTGCGCGAAGCCGATTTCCAGAGCTGCGGCAAGCAGGCAAATCTTGATCGGCATGATGAGGACGCCGTCGCCCGGCGCACTGGGACTGCCGAAGACGAGCGAAATGGCCTGCGCAATCATCTGCCACAAGGGCAGATCGTGCGGACCGATGAGCCTGGAGACGCCGTACCAGGCCCAGGCCGAGCCCCAATCCAGCAGCCGGTATAGCAGAATGACCGATAGCATCAGCCCGAGACCGGAACCGAGGGTCAGGCCAACGCCCTCGGCCAATGCGCGATAGCGTTTTGCCGTGCCTGCGATGAAATGCGAAATGAAATCACGGATCGCCTTTGGCAGCGACTGCCAGCGCGAAACCGCACGCGCCAACCGGCCTTCCGTCAGCGGGCGCTCGCCATTGATGTCGTAGCCATAGACCAAGGCGGCAAGGGTCAGCCAGACGACGGGATAAAGAGCATAGAAGAAGAGACCGAGTATTTGCCTGGAAAAGGAAAACGAGGCGTCCTCCGCCGTCGGCGGAAAGATGATGGCTGCTGCGGCATCGCCGACCGGGTTCAGAAAGCCGAAAAAATGCCCGATCGTTTCGGGAAGCTTGGCGACCCAGGAACGGATGTCGCCTTCCCAGGTCGAAATGACAAAGAGACCGATGAAGGCCCAATTCGCCTCGCACACAACGATGATAACAGCCCAGATCGGCGCTTTCGAACGCGCATGCATGAATTTGGCGAAGCGCCTGACTGCCCAGGCGATAGCAACCGACACGAGGAGCCAGGCACTGCTGCCGAATTTCAGAGGATTATAACTTTCTCCGAACAGCATCAGGTCGAGCGATAGCCTGGAATACTCCCTCACCGTATCGCCGAGAAAGCCCCAGGCGGCGTAGTAGGCGAAGAATGGCACGAGCGTCAGCGCGAGTATCGACGTGAAGCCAGGCGCCGCGGCGCCATCGCCAGTATCGGTTTCCGGCCAGGCAGCCGCAACGCGCGAAGCGGCGTCAAGCGACGGTAGCCCAGGTCGCACGGTCTCGAACAGCGCGACGATGATGACAAGCTTCAGGAGTACGACAAGGGCCAGAGTAGAAAGCCCGGCCAGTGCATTCAGCCGGCCGATCATGACGGCAAGTTCGTTGAGAAGTGAATTTCCAATCAATCCGAGCAGCCACAGCGCCATCAGCTGCGGCCAGAAACGCCACAGCAGTTGCAGAGTGAGCGATGGCAGCCGGAACAGAAGCCGGAGCGGCGGGCGGGTATCCTGGGAGAGAACCGTCATGGCGCATATAGTAACAATCGAACCGCCAGTCGCCAAGACGCCGCTACAGGTTGCCAGGCGAACGGATCACCTGCGGTTGCTTGTGGAATCGATCAAACCTTTCGCACCTTGCGCCCGGTTCTGACGCCAGCCGGTGCGGCAACCGACGCACGTTTGACAAGCGAGCATTCGAGCTTGGTGATCTGGTAGCGGCGCTCTCTTGGCAAGACGGCCGTTTCCAGATGCTCGATCGCCCATTGGCCCATGGCCATGTGGGGCAGGATCGAGGTCGTCAAGGGCGGCACGAGATGACGGCAGATGTCCTCGTCGTCGTAGCCCATGACCGACATGTCCTCCGGAATGTGGAGGCCAGCCTCCTTCAACGCTTCGTAGCAGCCAATGGCGGTACGGTCGTTCTGACAGAAGATCGCCGTCGGACGCTCGGGAAGCGAAAGCAGTTTCATGGTGCCGGAATAGCCGGCGCTCGCCGACCAGTCGCCCTCTATGACCAACTCTGGATCGAATGGAATGTCGGCCGTCGCCAAGGCCCGGCGATAGCCGGTCAATCGATCCTGCGCCGCCTGCATCCACGGTTCGCCCGTGATCGTCGCAATGCGATGGTGACCATGCGAGATCAGATGCCGCGTCGCAGTCTGCCCACCGGCTATTTCGCTCGGAACAACGGCCGGAAAGGCATAATCGGACGTATAGCAATTCAGAAGAATGATCGGGATATTGAGATCGTAGAGATAATCCGGCACCTCCACCTCGCGCGTGAAGATCGTCATGTAAATGAGCGCCGAGATGCCGCTGTTGCTGAGCGCCTTGATCGCTCTCGGCTCCATGACGGGATCGCTCATGGTCTGTGCGACGAGCAGAACGTTTCCGGCATTCCAGCAGGCTTGACGCGCGCCTTCGATCGCGACGACCGCCTCTGGACTGGTTGCAAGCTGGTCGACGGCAAAGCC includes these proteins:
- a CDS encoding LacI family DNA-binding transcriptional regulator, which codes for MTTIAKVAKRAGVSPTTVSHVLNHADRVSADLRKRVQEAIAELGYVPNPLAQSLRTGRTNLVAMLIPDIRNPFYPEMVQAAQSDLEAIGIDLLIFNTDVPGGHSQEHGKHYLRQIRSRRIDGLIVGDFALHGMHDALLEIDLPTVFIGDLPNRAVDSVKIDDFGGGHQMGSYLAQKGHRRIAHLTGPSFFAEAMARAAGFEQGLRDNGVEPIAELRREGSYLGPSGQEAVDWLLANYGDNLPSVIFFGNYLMAAGALAAFFDRGISVPKDIGIAVFGDQPQLEYVRPRITRVGNTPSLLAHRATEMLLERLSGAYAGPARSDVIPCNLHAFDTA
- a CDS encoding carbohydrate ABC transporter permease translates to MTTIADATTSHANGRRKGLSARHREWVAGYLFVLPDALGLFLFLGVPMLLSLALSVYEVNGFGGYNFVGAKNYIRMWHDPLFWKGARVTALYAVMLVPSLYVTGLGLALLVQQTNRFNAVMRSMFFAPNMVSLVVVALVWQFMVIDKIGVVGQTMANLGLTAISFLGDPNFALITVVLVSVWFLMGFYMLIFLGGLQDIPKEYYEAAMIDGAGPVKRFRYITLPLLKPTSFFVLMVSMVAAVAGAQAFDIIYVMTKGGPANSTAVLIVYIYQQAFSFGAFGYAAAMSSILVVALMAVTAIFFAVTRGGRFDHAE
- a CDS encoding LacI family DNA-binding transcriptional regulator encodes the protein MDSRATKRSGRRSGTRVTMTDIAKAAGCSQSAVSFVLNNTPGMRLSQQTRERVIEAARQLGYVAPVLAAPPALLSPSRLDGVIGFAVDQLATSPEAVVAIEGARQACWNAGNVLLVAQTMSDPVMEPRAIKALSNSGISALIYMTIFTREVEVPDYLYDLNIPIILLNCYTSDYAFPAVVPSEIAGGQTATRHLISHGHHRIATITGEPWMQAAQDRLTGYRRALATADIPFDPELVIEGDWSASAGYSGTMKLLSLPERPTAIFCQNDRTAIGCYEALKEAGLHIPEDMSVMGYDDEDICRHLVPPLTTSILPHMAMGQWAIEHLETAVLPRERRYQITKLECSLVKRASVAAPAGVRTGRKVRKV
- a CDS encoding ABC transporter substrate-binding protein; translated protein: MTGKDKFITPATRRGVLKSGAIFAAGAAAGLSGFPYISRMAVRAQSAPLKFWQFYAPGGPVQSQIDWFEKAVAAWNDSHPQKVELEYVPNAEYINGPKLATAFASGEGPDIFLISPGDFLRYYNGGVLQDLTPHIDAKEDFPESVIANRMVDGKIYGIPMEVEPMAMYYSVKAFEEAKLNENDIPKTWDDLLELAKKLTTPKRFGMLFETQPGYYQNFTWYPFLWQGGGEFQGKDGKSAFDSPATVQALKFWQDAVNSGVAPRQVMGSGANDTVANLASGYCAIQNVGIWGISQLQSNAKDFKYGVFRLPTPPNGKYVTVGGGWAFVANAKSKNPDAAAQFCAWALASKEKDSVQRVADWCTKGKSDMPPRESALAAGGDAFKTGMIGKFASDVYPGARAEPRVPPEVYKIISDAIQQTQLGGADPQATATSASQQLDAFLGSYSGAPIL